GTTTCGGCCTCCTCCATCTCCGACCCGATTATTCAGCTTATCGCTTCTCTGGCGCTGGCCTTTGTGCTCTATGCCGCGAGCTTCCCGAGCGTCATGGCGACGCTGACGGCCGGTACTATCACCGTGGTCTTCTCGTCGATGATTGCACTGATGCGTCCGCTAAAATCGCTGACCAACGTCAACGCGCAGTTCCAGCGCGGAATGGCGGCCTGCCAGACGCTGTTTGCCATCCTCGATAGCGAGCAAGAGAAAGATGAAGGCAGCCGCAATATTGAACGTGCGCGTGGCGATCTTGAGTTCCGCAATGTGACCTTTACCTATCCCGGGCGTGAAACCCCAGCGCTGCGTAATATCAATCTCACCATTCCGGCCGGTAAAACCGTCGCGCTGGTAGGGCGCTCTGGCTCAGGTAAAACCACCATTGCCAGCCTGATCACGCGCTTCTACGATATCGATGAGGGTGAAATCCTGCTGGATGGTCACGACCTGCGCGAGTACACGCTCTCTTCACTGCGCAACCAGGTCGCACTGGTTTCTCAAAACGTCCACCTCTTCAACGATACCGTGGCGAACAACATTGCCTATGCGCGTACGGAAGAGTACAGCCGCGAAGAGATTGAGCGTGCCGCTGAGATGGCCTATGCCCTCGACTTTATCAATAAGATGGATAACGGTCTCGATACCATCATTGGTGAAAATGGCGTTCTGCTCTCTGGTGGTCAGCGTCAGCGCATCGCCATCGCGCGCGCGCTGCTGCGCGACAGCCCGATCCTGATCCTTGATGAGGCGACCTCTGCACTCGATACCGAGTCCGAGCGCGCCATTCAGGCAGCGCTGAATGAGCTGCAGAAAAACCGCACCTCGATGGTCATCGCGCACCGTTTGTCGACCATTGAACAGGCCGACGAAATTGTGGTGGTGGAAGATGGCCGCATTGTCGAGCGCGGTAGCCACACCGAGCTGCTGGCGCAGCGTGGGGCGTATGCGCAGCTTCATAAGATGCAGTTTGGCGAATGATCGCGCGCATCTGGTCCGGTGAATCCCCGCTGTGGCTGTTGCTGCTGCCGCTCTCCTGGCTCTATGGCCTGGTGAGTGGCGCAATCCGGTTTGCTTATCGTATCGGATTAAAAAAAGCCTGGCGCGCCCCGGTGCCAGTGGTCGTTGTCGGTAACCTGACGGCGGGCGGCAATGGTAAAACGCCAGTGGTTATCTGGCTGGTCGAGCAGCTACAGCAGCTCGGTATCCGCGTGGGAGTGGTCTCGCGCGGCTACGGGGGTAAGGCCGATCGCTATCCGCTGCTGTTGACGCCTGAAACGTCAACAGCGCAGGCGGGGGATGAGCCGGTGCTGATTTATCAGCGTACCGGCGCGCCGGTGGCGGTTTCGCCTGACAGATGTGAAGCGGTCAACGCTTTATTGTCGCAGCATCCGCTGCAGCTGATCGTTACCGACGATGGTTTACAACACTATCGGCTGGCGCGTGATAAAGAGATTGTGGTGGTAGACGGCGTGCGGCGCTTCGGCAATGGCTGGTGGCTGCCGGCGGGGCCGATGCGTGAACGCGCGTCGCGCCTGAAAAGCGTCGATGCCGTGATCGCCAACGGCGGTACGCCGCAGACGGGTGAAATCGCCATGCGTTTGCGTCCAGGTCTGGCGGTCAATCTGCTGACGGGCGAGCGCCGTACGGTAAACGAGCTTGGCCAGATTGTCGCGATGGCGGGAATTGGCCACCCTCCGCGCTTTTTCGCCACCCTTGCTGAGTGTGGCGCAACGCTTAAGCGCAGCGTGGCGCTGGCGGATCACCAGGCGCTGGCACAGAAGGATGTTGACGCGCTGCTTCAGCCCGGTGAAACGCTGGTGATGACGGAAAAAGATGCCGTTAAATGTCGTCCATTTGCGCAGGCTAACTGGTGGTATCTGCCGGTTGATGCCGAGCTTGCGGGCGATGCGGCCGAAAAATTATTGCTGGATCTGCTCACACTGGTGCGCTGAGGATAGCCGCCTCGGCTGCGCCCTGTTTCATCAACAGGAACGCCTATGTCTGTGCCGCAACTTTCGATTACCGCCGCTCGCCATCTCCATCTCGCCGCGCAGGGTCTGCTGCAAAAACCTTCCCGACGTGCAAAACCGGAGGATATCCTCTCGACTATCCGGCGTATGTCACTGTTGCAGATCGATACCATTAATATCGTCGCCCGCAGCCCTTATCTGGTGTTGTTCAGCCGTCTCGGCGCCTTTGAGCCGCGCTGGCTGGATGATGCCCTGCGCAACGGCGAGTTGATGGAGTACTGGGCGCATGAAGCCTGCTTTCTGCCGCGCGAGGATTTTGCCCTCGTCCGTCACCGCATGCTGGCACCCGACAAAATGGGGTGGAAGTATCGCCAGGCGTGGATGCAGGAGCATGCGGCTGAGATTGAGCAGCTTATTGCACACATTGAGGAGCATGGTCCGGTGCGATCCGCTGATTTTGAACATCCGCGCAAAGGCACCAGCGGCTGGTGGGAGTGGAAACCCCATAAGCGTTATCTGGAGGGGCTGTTCACCGCCGGAAAAGTAATGGTCATTGAGCGGCGTAATTTCCAGCGCGTCTACGATCTGACGCAGCGCGTGATGCCGCAGTGGGACGATGTGCGCGATCTGCTCTCGCAGGAGCAGGCCGAAGCCATCATGCTGGAAAAGAGCGCCCGCAGCCTTGGCCTGTTCCGTGCGCAGTGGCTGGCGGATTACTATCGCCTGCGTCGCCCGGCGCTTGCTCAGGCATTGGCGCAGATGCAAGAGGCGCAAACCATATTACCGGTTAATGTCGAGGGGCTAGGACCTGCGTGGTTACACGCCTCTTTGCTGCCGCTGCTGGAACAGGCGCAGGCGGACAAACTCACCGCCACCCACAGCGCGGTGCTCTCGCCGTTCGATCCGGTGGTCTGGGATCGCAAGCGAGCGGAACAACTATTTGGCTTCAGCTACCGGCTGGAGTGTTATACCCCGGCACCGAAGCGGCAATATGGCTATTTTGTCCTGCCTTTGCTGCACCGGGGGCGGCTGGTCGGGCGGATGGATGCAAAAATGCACCGCAAAACCGGCGTGCTTGAAGTGATTGCGCTGTTTCTGGAAGAGGGCATTTCCCCGTCGCTTCAGCTGGAGAAGGGGCTACAGCGTGCGATTACCGACTTCGCGCGCTGGCAAGGTGCGCAGCGCATTACCTTTTCACGCCTGCCCAATGGCCTGTTTTCATCATCGCGTGCCGGTCTGGAGATAGACGCGGCGTCATAATTGCCTATGATAAGTTCAATCCGCTCATCATCGGTTTCTCAGGAGGAAAGATGGATCACCGTTTACTCGAAATAATTGCCTGCCCGGTCTGCAACGGCAAACTCAACTACACCCAGGATAAGCAGGAGCTGATCTGCAAAGTCGACAGCCTGGCTTTCCCGGTACGCGAAGGCATTCCTGTGCTGCTGGAAACCGAAGCCCGCGCGTTAACCCCAGAAGAGAGCCGTCCATGAGCTTTGTGGTAATTATTCCCGCGCGCTACGCCTCGACGCGCCTCCCGGGTAAGCCGCTGGTCGACATCAACGGTAAACCGATGGTGGTGCATGTGCTGGAGCGCGCTCGCGAATCTGGCGCTGAGCGTATTATCGTTGCTACCGATAACGAAGAGGTGAGGGAGGCGGTGCAGGCGGTGGGCGGCGAAGTGTGCATGACCCGCGCGGATCATCAGTCCGGCACCGAGCGTCTTGCTGAAGTCGTTGAAAAATGTGGTTTCAGTGATGAGACAGTGATCGTTAACGTACAGGGTGATGAGCCGATGATCCCGCCGGCGATCATTCGCCAGGTCGCCGACAATCTGGCCGCGCGCCGCGATGTCGGTATGGCAACGCTGGCTGTGCCGATTGAGAGTGCAGAAGAGGCCTTCAACCCCAATGCGGTGAAAGTGGTAATGGATGCGCAGGGCTACGCGCTCTACTTCTCGCGTGCCACCATTCCGTGGGATCGCGACCGTTTTGCCGCCTCGCGTGAGACCATCGGCGACAGCTTCCTGCGTCATATCGGCATCTATGGCTATCGTGCTGGTTTTATTCGCCGCTATGTCAGCTGGCAAACCAGCCCGCTGGAGCAGATCGAGATGCTCGAGCAGTTGCGCGTGTTGTGGTACGGCGAAAGAATCCACGTCGATGTAGCAAGCGTGGTCCCCGGCACCGGCGTTGATACGCCAGAGGATCTTGAACGCGTCCGCCAGGCGATGCGTTAACCTACTCATCCCCTCCGCCCGGAGGGGATTTGCTCTGGCTCGTCAAATAATCACCCTGTTTTGATCTCATTGGGGTGACATCTCCCGGTATGGCGCTCATTATAAAAGCAGTCGTTTTTGTAGGGGCATTGCTATGGAACAACTTCGCGCCGAACTCAGCCATCTGCTGGGAGAGAAATTAAGCCGCATGGAGTGCGTCAGTGAAAAACCTGATTCGGCGCTCTGGACGCTGTATGACAGCCGGGGAAACCCGATGCCACTGATGGCTAGAAGCTTTACCACCCCGGGGCTGGCACAACAGCTGGCGTGGAAAATCTCAATGCTCGCCCGCAGCGGCACGGTGCGCATGCCGGTGGTTTATGGCGTAATGACTCACGAAGAGCACCCCGGTCCTGACGTGTTGCTGATTGAACGTCTGCGCGGCGTGCCGGTTGAAGCACCTGCGCGCACGCCGGAGCGCTGGGAGCAGCTCAAAGATCAAATTGTTGAGGGGCTGCTCTCCTGGCATCGTCAGGATAGCCACGGCTGCGTGGGCACCGTCGACAGCACCCAGGAGAATATCTGGCCCTCCTGGTATCGTCAGCGCGTCGAAGTGCTCTGGACTACCCTCAATCAATATCAAAATACCGGCCTGACGATGCAGGATAAGCGCCTGCTGTTTCGCACCCGCGAATGCTTGCCCGCTCTGTTTGAAGGATTCAACGACAACTGCGTGTTGGTGCACGGCAGTTTTAACCTGCGCAGCATGCTGAAAGATGCCCGCAGCGATCAGCTGCTGGCGATGGTTGGCCCCGGCATTATGCTGTGGGCACCGCGAGAGTATGAACTCTTCCGCCTGGTGGATGGCCCGCAGGCGGAAGGGTTGCTGTGGCACTATTTACAGCGCGCGCCGGTTGCCGAGTCGTTTATCTGGCGGCGCTGGCTCTATCTGCTGTGGGACGAAGTGGCGCAGCTGGTGAATACCGGTCGCTTCAACCGTGCCAATGTCGATCTGGCCTCGAAATCACTGCTCCCCTGGCTGGCCTGAACTCCCTTTTAGCCACTGCCAGATGCGTCCCAGCGTCTCATAACCCACCCGGTCACTGTGCATCAGCCAGACCGGGGAAGGGATCACACGCTCCCACGGGTTAAGCGGTGAGTCGATGGCCAGCTGGTTTGCCGGCGCAGGCAGCGGTTTTAACCCAACGTGCTGGAAGAAGATCATTGCTCTCGGCAGATGCGACGCGGAGGTCACCAGCAGGAAAGGTGCATCGCCGATAGCCTGTTTCACCGCAGACGCTTCCTCTTCGGTATCCTTAGGCTGATCAAGGGTGATGATATCGCTGCGCGGCACGCCGAGGCTCTCGGCAACCCTGGCGCCCGCTTCTGCGGTGCTTACCGGGTTGGTTTTGGCCGCCGCGCCGGTAAAGATCATTTTTGCACCGGGATTAGCCCGCCATAAGCGGATACCTTCATTAAGCCGCGGCAAGCTGTTACTAATCAGGTTCGAACTTGGCGCCCAGGCGTCATTCCACGTATAACCACCGCCCAGCACAACGATATACTGCACCCGCTCGCTACCGTGCCAGGTCGGGTAGCTCTCTTCTATCGGTTTCAGCAGGCGATCCGCCACCGGCTGGATGCTTAAAAGCAGCAGTAAAAGCCAGCCGACGCTGATAAACACCTTGCCGGTTTTCTGCCAGCGGCTAAACCAGACCAGCGCAATTCCGGCCCCGATAACCAAAAGTAAAAGGGGTAACGGCAGCATCAGGCCACCAACGATTTTTTTCAGTGTGAAAAGCACTGTATCCGTCTCCTTTTTGAGCATACAGCAGGCGATTTCCGCGGATCTTACACCAGATAGGTTCATTATCGGCACGGCTGTGACAAAATAGCGCTTTTGCCAGGAGCGTAGGGCGGCTATGCAGGATCGCAATTTCGACGATATCGCCGAGAAATTCTCGCGCAACATTTACGGCACGACAAAAGGTCTGCTGCGTCAGGCGATCCTGTGGCAGGATCTTGATATATTACTGGCAGAAATGAATGACGGCCCGCTGCGCGTGCTTGACGCGGGCGGCGGCGAGGGGCAAACGGCGATCCGCATGGCGCAGCTTGGCCATCATGTGACCCTCTGCGATGTGTCGCAGGAGATGCTTAAACGCGCGCAGGCCGCGGCGGAAGAGAAAGGCATCAGCGGTAACATGCATTTTGTACACTGCCCGGTTCAGGATATTGCTCAGCATTTGGCATCGCCGGTTGATCTGATATTGTTCCATGCAGTTCTTGAATGGGTCGCCGATCCCGTCGCCGTGCTGCAAAAATTGTGGACGGTATTAAGGTCGGGCGGTGCGCTGTCGCTGATGTTTTACAATGCTGACGGCCTGCTGATGCATAACATGGTGGCAGGGAACTTTGACTATGTGCAGGTGGGGATGCCGAAGCGGAAGAAGCGTACGCTCTCCCCGGATTACCCGCGTGCGCCCGCCGAGGTTTATCGCTGGCTTGAGCAGATTGGCTGGCATATCAC
This Kosakonia cowanii JCM 10956 = DSM 18146 DNA region includes the following protein-coding sequences:
- the cmoM gene encoding tRNA uridine 5-oxyacetic acid(34) methyltransferase CmoM, with product MQDRNFDDIAEKFSRNIYGTTKGLLRQAILWQDLDILLAEMNDGPLRVLDAGGGEGQTAIRMAQLGHHVTLCDVSQEMLKRAQAAAEEKGISGNMHFVHCPVQDIAQHLASPVDLILFHAVLEWVADPVAVLQKLWTVLRSGGALSLMFYNADGLLMHNMVAGNFDYVQVGMPKRKKRTLSPDYPRAPAEVYRWLEQIGWHITGKTGVRVFHDYLRDKTQQQRSFEMLLELETRYCRQEPYISLGRYIHVTARKPQIDGRTNDE
- the lpxK gene encoding tetraacyldisaccharide 4'-kinase; its protein translation is MIARIWSGESPLWLLLLPLSWLYGLVSGAIRFAYRIGLKKAWRAPVPVVVVGNLTAGGNGKTPVVIWLVEQLQQLGIRVGVVSRGYGGKADRYPLLLTPETSTAQAGDEPVLIYQRTGAPVAVSPDRCEAVNALLSQHPLQLIVTDDGLQHYRLARDKEIVVVDGVRRFGNGWWLPAGPMRERASRLKSVDAVIANGGTPQTGEIAMRLRPGLAVNLLTGERRTVNELGQIVAMAGIGHPPRFFATLAECGATLKRSVALADHQALAQKDVDALLQPGETLVMTEKDAVKCRPFAQANWWYLPVDAELAGDAAEKLLLDLLTLVR
- a CDS encoding YcbJ family phosphotransferase, producing the protein MEQLRAELSHLLGEKLSRMECVSEKPDSALWTLYDSRGNPMPLMARSFTTPGLAQQLAWKISMLARSGTVRMPVVYGVMTHEEHPGPDVLLIERLRGVPVEAPARTPERWEQLKDQIVEGLLSWHRQDSHGCVGTVDSTQENIWPSWYRQRVEVLWTTLNQYQNTGLTMQDKRLLFRTRECLPALFEGFNDNCVLVHGSFNLRSMLKDARSDQLLAMVGPGIMLWAPREYELFRLVDGPQAEGLLWHYLQRAPVAESFIWRRWLYLLWDEVAQLVNTGRFNRANVDLASKSLLPWLA
- a CDS encoding Trm112 family protein; protein product: MDHRLLEIIACPVCNGKLNYTQDKQELICKVDSLAFPVREGIPVLLETEARALTPEESRP
- the msbA gene encoding lipid A ABC transporter ATP-binding protein/permease MsbA; its protein translation is MHNDKDLSTWQTFRRLWPTIAPFKAGLIVSAIALILNAASDTFMLSLLKPLLDDGFGKTDRSVLLWMPLVVIGLMILRGITSYISSYCISWVSGKVVMTIRRRLFSHMMGMPVSFFDKQSTGTLLSRITYDSEQVASSSSGALITVVREGASIIGLFIMMFWYSWQLSLILIVLAPIVSIAIRVVSKRFRSISKNMQNTMGQVTTSAEQMLKGHKEVLMFGGQEVETSRFDKVSNKMRLQGMKMVSASSISDPIIQLIASLALAFVLYAASFPSVMATLTAGTITVVFSSMIALMRPLKSLTNVNAQFQRGMAACQTLFAILDSEQEKDEGSRNIERARGDLEFRNVTFTYPGRETPALRNINLTIPAGKTVALVGRSGSGKTTIASLITRFYDIDEGEILLDGHDLREYTLSSLRNQVALVSQNVHLFNDTVANNIAYARTEEYSREEIERAAEMAYALDFINKMDNGLDTIIGENGVLLSGGQRQRIAIARALLRDSPILILDEATSALDTESERAIQAALNELQKNRTSMVIAHRLSTIEQADEIVVVEDGRIVERGSHTELLAQRGAYAQLHKMQFGE
- the elyC gene encoding envelope biogenesis factor ElyC, which encodes MLFTLKKIVGGLMLPLPLLLLVIGAGIALVWFSRWQKTGKVFISVGWLLLLLLSIQPVADRLLKPIEESYPTWHGSERVQYIVVLGGGYTWNDAWAPSSNLISNSLPRLNEGIRLWRANPGAKMIFTGAAAKTNPVSTAEAGARVAESLGVPRSDIITLDQPKDTEEEASAVKQAIGDAPFLLVTSASHLPRAMIFFQHVGLKPLPAPANQLAIDSPLNPWERVIPSPVWLMHSDRVGYETLGRIWQWLKGSSGQPGEQ
- the kdsB gene encoding 3-deoxy-manno-octulosonate cytidylyltransferase, giving the protein MSFVVIIPARYASTRLPGKPLVDINGKPMVVHVLERARESGAERIIVATDNEEVREAVQAVGGEVCMTRADHQSGTERLAEVVEKCGFSDETVIVNVQGDEPMIPPAIIRQVADNLAARRDVGMATLAVPIESAEEAFNPNAVKVVMDAQGYALYFSRATIPWDRDRFAASRETIGDSFLRHIGIYGYRAGFIRRYVSWQTSPLEQIEMLEQLRVLWYGERIHVDVASVVPGTGVDTPEDLERVRQAMR
- a CDS encoding winged helix-turn-helix domain-containing protein, producing the protein MSVPQLSITAARHLHLAAQGLLQKPSRRAKPEDILSTIRRMSLLQIDTINIVARSPYLVLFSRLGAFEPRWLDDALRNGELMEYWAHEACFLPREDFALVRHRMLAPDKMGWKYRQAWMQEHAAEIEQLIAHIEEHGPVRSADFEHPRKGTSGWWEWKPHKRYLEGLFTAGKVMVIERRNFQRVYDLTQRVMPQWDDVRDLLSQEQAEAIMLEKSARSLGLFRAQWLADYYRLRRPALAQALAQMQEAQTILPVNVEGLGPAWLHASLLPLLEQAQADKLTATHSAVLSPFDPVVWDRKRAEQLFGFSYRLECYTPAPKRQYGYFVLPLLHRGRLVGRMDAKMHRKTGVLEVIALFLEEGISPSLQLEKGLQRAITDFARWQGAQRITFSRLPNGLFSSSRAGLEIDAAS